DNA sequence from the Pseudoduganella plicata genome:
CGCCGCACCGTCAAGAAGGAATATCAGGCCGCGTGGCTGGTCAAAGCCATCGAGCTGATCGACCTGACGACCCTGTCCGGCGACGATACGCCCGGCCGCGTCGAGCGCCTGTGCATGAAGGCGATGCGCCCGCTGCGCACGGACCTGGTGGAAGCGCTGGGCCTGCAGGAGCGCAATCTGATGACGGGCGCCGTCTGCGTCTATCACGAGATGATCCGCCATGCGGACAAGGTACTGAAGGGCCGCCTGCCCATCGCCGCCGTGTCGACGGGCTTCCCGGCCGGCCTGACGAGCATGGAAACGAAGGTGCGCGAGATCGAGCTGTCGGTGGCCGACGGCGCCCAGGAGATCGACATCGTCATCACGCGCCAGCACGTCCTGACCGGCAACTGGCAGGCGCTGTACGACGAGATGGTGGCTTACCGCCAGGCGTGCGGCGAAGCGCACGTCAAGGCGATCCTGGCGACGGGCGATCTCGTCACCCTGGAAAACGTGGCGAAAGCCTCGATGGTGTGCATGATGGCGGGCGCGGACTTCATCAAGACGTCCACCGGCAAGGAAGGCGTCAACGCGACGATTCCCGTGTCGCTGGTGATGGTGCGGGCGATCCGCGAGTTCCACGAGCGCACGGGCTTCAAGGTGGGCTACAAGCCGGCCGGCGGCGTCTCGACCGCCAAGGCCGCGCTGCAGTACATGACCGTCATGAAGGAAGAGCTGGGCAACGAGTGGCTGGAACCGCACCTGTTCCGCATCGGTGCATCGAGCCTCCTGACCGACATCGAGCGCCAGCTGGAGCACCACGTGACCGGCAACTACTCCGCTGTCCACCGTCACGCGCAACCTTAAAGATCACGCCATGCCTACAATTACTGAGATTCTGAACACCATGGAATACGGCCCTGCACCGGAAAGCACGAAAGAAGCGCAAGCGTGGCTGGACCAGCATGGCCGCACCTTCGGCCTGTTTATCGACAATGAGTGGACCTCGCCCGGCGAGACCTTCGCCTCGACCAATCCGGCCGATGGCCGGGAGCTGGCGCAGCTGACGCAGGCCACGAGCGAAGACGTCGACCGCGCCGTGCAGGCCGCGCGCCGTGCGCAGCCGGCTTGGGCCGCCATGGGTGGTCCTGCCCGCGCGCGCATCATGTATGCGATTGCGCGCCTGATGCAGAAGCATGCGCGCCTGTTCGCCGTGCTGGAAACGCTGGACAACGGCAAGACGATCCGCGAAACGCGCGATGCCGACCTGCCGCTGGTTGCCCGCCACTTCTACCATCACGCCGGCTGGGCACAGCTCTTGGACGAGGAATTCCCCGGCCACCGCGCCGTCGGCGTTGTCGGCCAGATCGTCCCATGGAACTTCCCGCTGCTGATGCTGGCGTGGAAGATCGCTCCGGCCATGGCGGCCGGTAACGCCATCGTCTTCAAGCCGGCCGAATTCACGCCGTTGACCGCACTGCTGTTTGCCGAGATCTGCGTGCAGGCCGGCGTGCCGGCCGGCGTGGTGAACATCGTCACGGGCGACGGCCGCACGGGCGAAGCCATCGTCAAGCACGATGGCATCGACAAGCTGGCGTTCACGGGCTCCACCGAAGTGGGCCGCCTGATCCGCGAAGCCACGGCCGGCAGCGGCAAGAAGCTGTCCCTGGAACTGGGCGGCAAGTCGCCGTACATCGTCTTTGAAGATGCCGATATCGACGCGGCCGTCGAAGGCCTGGTCGATTCGATCTGGTTCAACCAGGGCCAGGTCTGCTGCGCCGGTTCGCGCCTGCTGGTGCAGGAATCCGTTGAAGAGCGCTTCCTGAAAAAACTGAA
Encoded proteins:
- the deoC gene encoding deoxyribose-phosphate aldolase gives rise to the protein MSIPADFKRNEAIGLDLGWLNHIHVNKAAADRRAASLANRRTVKKEYQAAWLVKAIELIDLTTLSGDDTPGRVERLCMKAMRPLRTDLVEALGLQERNLMTGAVCVYHEMIRHADKVLKGRLPIAAVSTGFPAGLTSMETKVREIELSVADGAQEIDIVITRQHVLTGNWQALYDEMVAYRQACGEAHVKAILATGDLVTLENVAKASMVCMMAGADFIKTSTGKEGVNATIPVSLVMVRAIREFHERTGFKVGYKPAGGVSTAKAALQYMTVMKEELGNEWLEPHLFRIGASSLLTDIERQLEHHVTGNYSAVHRHAQP